The nucleotide sequence ATGCAGGCAACATACGCGCAGACGAAGCAGACCCGCGAAGAAGAGGCTGAAGCCGAAGAGAAAGGAAGCATCGCCGTAGTACCGATCGCCATGCCGCTTCTGGCAGGACCGGGGGCCATATCGACCATCATAATTTACGCAGACGCCTCGCCCCATGTTCTTCATATCACCCTGCTCATTATAAGCAGTGTCCTGGTGGCGGGGTTAACCTGGATTGCGCTGAATATCGCAAGCCCTCTCAGACGTGTGATGAGCAAGACTGCGATCAATATTGCGACCCGCCTTATGGGGCTGCTCCTGGCCGCTATCGCCGTTGAATTTATTGCCGGGGGACTGACGGTGCTCTTTCCGGGACTCAGATAACCGGCTTATGGTTACGCAATGGAACCGGGAGTCTGTTGACCGCGGCTTCCTTTCCCCTGTGGCATCCTGAAAACTGCTAAAGCATTCGCTGGAGAATGATCTTGTTAAGGCTGGTGCTGGTGGTCCGAATATTCTTTTCTGCCACTTCGTTAAAACCCTGCCGGGTGAACAGGCTGGCTGACCGCCGGTTGCTGGTGAATATACTCGTCATCATCTTCTTGAAGTTCTTTGATCGGGCCCATTCGACTGCGTAGGAGAGCATAGCAGAGCCAAGGCCTTCTCCCCGGTACCCATCCCTGAGGTGCAGGCCCACCTCAACGACACGGACCGAACGGTCCTCCCAGTCAGAGGCATTGAGCGCTGCGAGGCAGCCGACCACGGTATCGTCAGAAACTGCAACAAGCAGAAGGTTATTGCGGCGGTCGAGGCCTTCGATAAACGCGCGCTCAGATCCGATATTCTTGCCGTGCATTTCCAGAATCAGGGAACTCCTCTCTTCAGAGGTCGAACGGATGGTCCCCACAATGCCCTTTGCGTCGTCACCTGCGGCAGGCCGCAATGTGACTGCCGACCCGTTTTTCAGTTTAAAACTCTGCACCTCATTCATGGCATGCTCCTCCCCAACTATTTCTATTTATTGCGATCTGATGCGGGAATCTCTTTAAGCGCATTCATATAATTGTCGTTTTGCCGCCGACAAGTCAATGTATTCTGTACAAGGGGTGGCAGAGTTGCCGGCAGCAATAAAATATTTCTTATATCATGCCAGCCCTGGCAAGCGTGAGGACAGAAACGCTTTTCGCGCCTGCGCTGAGGAGTACCCTGGAGCAGGCATTGACAGTAGCTCCGGTCGTCATAACATCATCGATCAACAGCAGATTCAGGCCTGTTACCGTGCCGCTGCAGTCAAAAGCCTTCCTCACATTGGCTGCTTTTCAGTCCGCCCGGACTGAGCGGGACCGGAACGATAGAATCTATGCCCTCAGTATCATGAAAGAGCAGAAACTCTGAAAGCGGTCCTGAAAGCCGCCGAATCCCAAGGAACTTGAAATGATGAATTGCTAAAGCAATTGAGCCTTCATAGTGAGTAAAAGAATGGGCCCGTGCAAAGGCGGGGGGATCCTCAAGACAATGTTGGCATCGGTCAGCATGAACGGAGACAATAGGCACGCCGCAGATCCTGCATGCTGGACCAGCGTATTGCCCTATACTGCTCCAGCATTGCCTGCAAAATGGAGCATGGGAAAGACTGTCAGTCTGTTTACTGCACGTAGGGCATACAGAGGGGTATATGAAATTAACGAGACCGGCAATTATGCCTGAAGCGAAATGGGGGAGCCGCATTTGCCGCATTTGGGGCCGTGAGAAAGTCGTTCTCTGCGGACCTTATTTTTTACTCCGCACTGGGCGCAGGTGATGATAACGAAGTCAGGGGCAGTGTCATGAGCAGGCTTGCGGTAGTGCTCATGAGGTTCGTTCTGTCCCTGGGCTGTCGGTTCAGGGTCCGCACGCTTTTCACCGCTGAATGCAGGAGGTTGTCCGTCTTCGCTGGGATCAAAATCCTTCAGAAATTTGATATAGTTATGGTCCCGACTGGTAAGTTCTATGCCCATCCCATTTTTCAAAGAGACAATGGTTGTCTTCATCGCCCGCCTGACAACGCCTTTGAGCCTGCAGTCAGTTCCGTTTGGAAGGTGAATGATAATCTCCAGCTCTGTGCCGGGGACAAAGGCATGGTTTGTCCTGATAAAGAGTCCGTAACGCGAAAAATCACTCGAAATTGCACGATAGTTCTTCCCCTGGCCGACAAACTCGGACTCAAGTCTTCGAACAAACCGTTCGTGCCTTCGGCGAGGTCTCAAAAAGGTTCCAGCCGCAGTATCAGTTCATCTCTTTTTTGTCCTGTTGAGACGATGGCGGCCTTAACGCCAATAAGCTCTTCAATGCGCTTTATGTATGCCTGTGCGTTTTTGGGCAGTTTTCTGAAGTCAGTGATGCCAAGGGTACTCTCTTTCCACCCGGCGATTTTCTCATATACAGGAACGCAATTTTCAAAAACAAGGAGTTCCTTCGGCATCTCCTTAATGATCTTACCTTTGTATTTGTAGGCAGTGCATATCTTAAGGGTATCCATCCCATCGAGGATGTCAAGCTTCGTCAGCACAATGCCTGAAAGGCCATTAATGCGGCAGGAGTGCTTAAGTATGACGGTATCGAGCCAGCCGCATCTCCGGGCTCTGCCCGTCGTTGAGCCGAACTCTCCTCCCTTTTCCCTGATCAGTTCTCCGGTCTGGTCATGAAGTTCTGTGGGGAAAGGGCCGCTGCCTACGCGGGTTGTATATGCCTTCACAATGCCCAAGACCTTGTTGATCCTCGTAGGGCCTATGCCGAGACCTGTGCATGCGCCGCCTGCAATAGCGCTTGACGATGTCACAAAAGGATAGGTGCCGTGGTCAATATCGAGGAGCGTTCCCTGTGCACCTTCAAGCAGCACATTTTTCTTCGCTGCCATCGCATCGTTTACAATAATGTCTGTATCGGCAATATGCTTTCCGAGCACCTTTGCATATCCCATATATTGTCTGAAGACTTTCTCTGCGCTGAATGTCGGGGCCTTGTACAGGTTTTTCAAAAGAAAGTTCACATGCAGAAGGTTTGCCTTAAGTTTTTCAAGAAATGCATCAGGGGTCAGCAGGTCCCCGACTCTTATACCCGAGCGTCCCATTTTGTCAACGTACGTAGGGCCGATACCTCTGCCTGTGGTGCCGATATTTTTTTTGCCTTTTGCGCGTTCGCTTGCCTGATCAAGAGCGATGTGATACGGCATGATAAGGTGGGCATTCTTGCTGACAAGGAGATTACCGCCAACCTTGATACCTCTCTTTTTAAGGTCTGTTATCTCCTGTATAAGCGCTGCAGGCTCTACAACAACGCCATTGCCGATAAGGCAGAGCGTGTTTTTGTGGAGAATTCCTGAAGGGATAAGATGCAGTATGTATTTTTCGTCCTTTATCACTACGGTATGGCCGGCATTATGCCCGCCCTGGAACCGGGCAACCACCTCGGCTTTTCTGGTGAGATAGTCGACGATCTTTCCTTTTCCTTCGTCTCCCCACTGCGCACCTACGATCACGACAACTGACATAGTAGCTCCTCTCTTATAATCCGTCAGACAGCGTTAGAGGCTGATCTGTTTAATGGATAAGATGTTCGGCAAAGCCTTGAGCTGGTCAAGGACTTCCGGGCCGGGCCTTGCATCAAGGCTTACCACAGAAATTGCCGTGCCGCCTGCGGATTCCCTTCCGAAGTGCATGCGTGCGATATTGATATTGTTTTTGCCCAGCAGATTGCCGATGTTGCCGATGACCCCCGGCTTGTCATTATTATACATGAGCAGGAGTTCACCTTCAGGGACAATCTCCACCTTGAAATTATCGATCTCAATGACTCGAGGGTCCTTCTTGCTGTAAAGGGTCCCGGAGACATAACTTTCCTTGTGACCTGCCTTGATCCTGATCGTGATCTTGCTGAAAAAGTCGCCTGCATCGCTGCTCTTGCTCTCTTTAACATCAATGCCGCGCTCTTTTGCAATAAAGGGAGCGTTCACGAAATTTACGGTCTCAAGCAGGATGGGGCTGAGATATCCCTTCAGCGCAGCTATGGTGACCGGAGCCGTATTGACCGTGGCAGCATCGCCATAGTACTCGACGCTGATCTCAGTTGCTCCGCCCTCGAAGATCTGGCATGAGAAACTGCCAAGCT is from Nitrospirota bacterium and encodes:
- a CDS encoding YchE family NAAT transporter, which codes for MLELTAYIKIFTTLLAIVNPLGAIPIFISLTGTMASEERRRIINTASITVVVVLIVSALLGKPLLDFFGISIASFKVGGGILLLLMAISMMQATYAQTKQTREEEAEAEEKGSIAVVPIAMPLLAGPGAISTIIIYADASPHVLHITLLIISSVLVAGLTWIALNIASPLRRVMSKTAINIATRLMGLLLAAIAVEFIAGGLTVLFPGLR
- a CDS encoding GNAT family N-acetyltransferase, producing MNEVQSFKLKNGSAVTLRPAAGDDAKGIVGTIRSTSEERSSLILEMHGKNIGSERAFIEGLDRRNNLLLVAVSDDTVVGCLAALNASDWEDRSVRVVEVGLHLRDGYRGEGLGSAMLSYAVEWARSKNFKKMMTSIFTSNRRSASLFTRQGFNEVAEKNIRTTSTSLNKIILQRML
- a CDS encoding ComF family protein, whose amino-acid sequence is MRKAFDCSGTVTGLNLLLIDDVMTTGATVNACSRVLLSAGAKSVSVLTLARAGMI
- a CDS encoding PilZ domain-containing protein is translated as MRPRRRHERFVRRLESEFVGQGKNYRAISSDFSRYGLFIRTNHAFVPGTELEIIIHLPNGTDCRLKGVVRRAMKTTIVSLKNGMGIELTSRDHNYIKFLKDFDPSEDGQPPAFSGEKRADPEPTAQGQNEPHEHYRKPAHDTAPDFVIITCAQCGVKNKVRRERLSHGPKCGKCGSPISLQA
- a CDS encoding adenylosuccinate synthase, with the translated sequence MSVVVIVGAQWGDEGKGKIVDYLTRKAEVVARFQGGHNAGHTVVIKDEKYILHLIPSGILHKNTLCLIGNGVVVEPAALIQEITDLKKRGIKVGGNLLVSKNAHLIMPYHIALDQASERAKGKKNIGTTGRGIGPTYVDKMGRSGIRVGDLLTPDAFLEKLKANLLHVNFLLKNLYKAPTFSAEKVFRQYMGYAKVLGKHIADTDIIVNDAMAAKKNVLLEGAQGTLLDIDHGTYPFVTSSSAIAGGACTGLGIGPTRINKVLGIVKAYTTRVGSGPFPTELHDQTGELIREKGGEFGSTTGRARRCGWLDTVILKHSCRINGLSGIVLTKLDILDGMDTLKICTAYKYKGKIIKEMPKELLVFENCVPVYEKIAGWKESTLGITDFRKLPKNAQAYIKRIEELIGVKAAIVSTGQKRDELILRLEPF